The sequence CTGAACCACCGATTGGATTTTTAAAACGCACCACAAAAGGCTCATCAGTGTCACGGGCTGGCAAATCACGGCAGCAACCATCGTATTTTTGCGCTTCACCGTTAGCGGCCTGTGATTCTCTTAAGGCATCGATTCGCTCACGTGAACAGTAACATTTATACGCTGTGCCCTTTTCTAACATTTGAGCAATGATTTCGTTATAACGGTCAAAACGCTTAGTTTGGTAATATGGGCCTTCGTCCCATGTCAAACCTAGCCAGTTCATGCCTTCTAAAATCGCATCGCAAGCAGCTTGAGTTGAACGCTCAATATCCGTATCTTCAATACGTAATACAAACTCACCGTTATTGGCACGGGCTTGTAACCAAGAATAAAGTGCAGTACGGGCACCACCAACATGCAAGAAACCGGTAGGACTAGGGGCAAAACGCGTCTTAGTTGTCATAATGGGACACTAACCTATATAAAAGTCGTCTAAATAAAGACAAGTACGATAAAAAGTGGGCTTATTCTAACAGTCAAAGCAGGCCCTGCAAATGGGACAAATATCCCATCTCATTAAATTGGATCTCTGAATCATGACCTTTAATACCCAAACCACCTGAAGGCGCAGGATTCAGGTGGTTTGGGTACATATGAAAACGAAAATCAATGATGACTTTGCTGACTTTATCTCAGCCCATATGAATGATCTATGCCGATAAGTCTCTGCACGGTACAACCCCCTGAAATAACACTTTAATCGGTGATATGTTTAACATTAAGTCAATGCGAACAAAAATAGCGCGACCAATGCTTTTTTCATTAAAAAGCGTTGACACTAGATCGAACCTCCCTATAATACGGCTCCACACAGCGAGGTCGATTAGCTCAGCTGGGAGAGCACCTCCCTTACAAGGAGGGGGTCACTGGTTCGAGCCCAGTATCGACCACCATTTATTTGAAAGAAATAACCGCTGTAGATAATAGTTATATCCCAGGTCGCTTAGCTCAGCTGGGAGAGCACCTCCCTTACAAGGAGGGGGTCACTGGTTCGAGCCCAGTAGCGACCACCATATAACTTAATTTACAGGACTGTGTAAGTCATTCCCAGGTCGCTTAGCTCAGCTGGGAGAGCACCTCCCTTACAAGGAGGGGGTCACTGGTTCGAGCCCAGTAGCGACCACCATTCTTCAGTGAATAATGACTCCAATTGTGTAATGTAAAATCCCAGGTCGCTTAGCTCAGCTGGGAGAGCACCTCCCTTACAAGGAGGGGGTCACTGGTTCGAGCCCAGTAGCGACCACCAAATTCTACAATACTCAATTAAAATCCCAGGTCGCTTAGCTCAGCTGGGAGAGCACCTCCCTTACAAGGAGGGGGTCACTGGTTCGAGCCCAGTAGCGACCACCATATTCTGCAATACCCGATTGAAATCCCAGGTCGCTTAGCTCAGCTGGGAGAGCACCTCCCTTACAAGGAGGGGGTCACTGGTTCGAACCCAGTAGCGACCACCATATCCCCCTGTTGTTCGAAGCCCCAAGCTAAATCTACGCTCAAGATCTAACTACAACACCCTTGCCTGTAAATATCTTTTCCTCATTTAATTAACCACAAACAATACTTATAAAATACGCCATAAATACAGCCAGCTCAGTACAAATGCCCTCTTAAATGCTTTTTTAGCCCTACTATGTACCGGCAATAATTCCAATTAACACCGATGACAAAATAGCAACCACGGCAAGTTTTGATTTAAGGAGCATTGATTTATAAATCACATTTTGATCTAAAAATAACGCATTCTGCTCACTTAGTCGGCACTCTATATTCAATAGAAATAAAGCCACTATTAACTTTTGGGTGGGTTCCCACCCATTCACCATATCAGTGTGAGCGAGATCTCACCCACCAATTCAGCGGTGTGACACACATCAAATGAACTACACTTTGTTAACCAAACACTTACAGACTTCAATGTAAGTTGGCGTGGTATTTGCGTTAAGTAGAACAGACCTCAGGGAAGTCAAGGCTGTATTCCTACTCACACTTGGTAACAAACTAACCAAGACTGAGGACAAATCCTAACAACAGAAAAAGGAACTCAAAATGACATTGAATCAACAGATTAGTATGAACCGCCCATTGAAAACTGTTGCGAAGATGCTTGCTATTGCATCTGTTATTGCAACCAGTTTTAACGTGCTTGCAGCCCCCGTCGAAATTAAGTTTTCTCATGTGGTTGCAGAAAACACCCCCAAAGGCCAAATGGCGTTGAAATTTAAAGAGTTGGTTGAACAACGCTTACCGGGTGAATACAAAGTCAGTGTATATCCTAGCTCACAGTTATTTGGGGATAACAACGAGTTAGCAGCATTACTATTAAATGATGTGCAATTTGTAGCGCCTTCTCTATCAAAATTTGAACGCTACACAAAACGTTTACAGATATTCGATCTGCCCTTTTTATTCAACGATATGGATGCAGTAAATCGCTTCCAGCAGGGAGAAGCGGGGCAAACATTATTAAACTCAATGACACGTAAAGGGATTGTCGGCTTAGGCTATTTACATAATGGTATGAAGCAATTCTCAGCCAATACCCCGCTTAAACAACCTTCTGATGCAAAAGGGTTAAAGTTCCGCGTGATGGCATCGGACGTATTAGCGGCTCAATTTGATGCGATTGGTGCGATTCCAGTAAAAAAACCGTTCTCGGAAGTATTTACCCTGCTACAAACCCGCGCTATCGATGGTCAAGAGAATACTTGGTCTAATACTTATTCACAAAAATTCTATGAAGTTCAAAGCCATATCACAGAGAGTAATCATGGTGTACTTGATTATATGGTTGTAACCTCAGATACCTTCTGGAAAGGATTACCAGCAGACAAACGTAAAATCATCAAAGAAGCCTTAGATGAGTCAATCGCATTAGGGAATAAAATTGCTGCCGAGAAAGATAACGAAGATAAACAATTAATCCTCGATTCTAAACGCTCACAGTTAGTGACATTAACGCCTGCAGAACGTCAACAATGGGTAGATGTAATGAAACCTGTGTGGGCGAAATTCGAAGATCAAGTTGGCAAAGATATCATCGAAGCCGCCGTTGCTGCAAATAAACAATAATTAAAATAACCGCTTAACCTTAGTTGAGGTTAAGCGGTATTTGAGCGAGGGGAGTACAAACTGTGATATCGCGAATTTTTGGTTACTTTGAAATAGGTATGCTCAATTTACTTATTACCCTGATGACACTGCTTGTATTTACAGAGGTTGTAGCACGGTTTTTCTTTAATACCGGTTTTCTGTGGATCCAAGAACTGACATTAACCCTGTGTGGGTGGTTTGTGTTGTTTGGTATGTCCTACGGAGTCAAGGTTGGCGCACATATCGGTGTCGATGCCTTTGTAAAAAGCTTGCCGCCAAAGGCAAAAAAAATCACCTCCTTAATCACAACCTCAATCTGTTTAATTTATTGTGGATTGTTTTTAAAAGGCAGTTTTGAATATCTATCGCAGATGTATCACGTTGGTGTACCAATGGAAGACATCCATTTTCCAAGAGCATTACTCAATAATTTAGATCCTGATTTTGCTTGGAATACCCTAAGAATTGACGTGGATGATGGGGCTGTCCCCATTTGGTTATCCCAAAGTATCCTGTTGATTGGTTTTACTATGCTCACATGGCGTTTTCTAGAATTATTTATCGCCATTCTCCGCAACCAAGTCTCAGGCTTAAAATTTGCCGATGAAGCGAAAGAAAGTATGCATTTAATCGATGAAAGTGCGCAGCAAACTCACACAACGACAGATAACAAGGAGGTAAAATAATGGCCATTGCAACCCTATTTACCGCCCTACTCGTCTGTATGTTTTTAGGCATGCCGATCGCCATTGCGCTAGGTTTTTCCAGCATGCTCACCATTTTATTCTTCTCCAATGACTCTTTAGCCTCTATTGCCCTAAAACTCTATGAGTCGTCATCAGAGCATTACACGCTACTGGCCATTCCCTTCTTTATCCTATCGTCAGCCTTTTTATCAACTGGTGGTGTAGCAAGGCGTATTATTGACTTTGCCATGGACAGTATTGGACATATCCGTGGTGGTCTCGCGATGGCATCGGTTATGGCCTGTATGCTGTTTGCTGCGGTTTCAGGATCATCCCCTGCAACCGTTGCCGCCATTGGTTCAATAGTGATCGTTGGTATGGTAAAAGCGGGTTATCCTGAAAAATTTGCAGCTGGTGTCATTACTACCTCAGGCACTCTTGGGATTTTGATCCCGCCATCGATTGTGATGTTAGTGTATGCGGCAGCGACCGAAGTATCAGCAGCAAGAATGTTTATGGCAGGTTTGATTCCTGGCTTATTAATGGGTTTGCTACTCATGGTAGTCATCTATATCGTTGCCCGTTTTAAAAACCTACCATCACGCCCCTTCCCTGGCATTAAACAATTAGGACTTTCCAGTGCTAAGGCGCTCGGTGGCTTAGCACTTATTCTGATAGTTTTAGGTTCCATTTACGGTGGTATTGCCAGTCCAACTGAAGCCTCTGCTGTGGCTTGTATGTATGCTTATTTGATTGCGGTATTTGGTTATCGTGATATTGGGCCGCTGAAAAATGTCGCATGGCGCAACTCAGGCGAAAGCCTACCGAATGCGATTGCCCGCAACCTATGGCATATGATATTGGGCTTAATAAAAACCCCCGTAGATACTGAAGTACGAAATGTGGTGCGTGATGGTGCTAAAGTCAGCATTATGCTGCTGTTTATTATTGCTAACGCAATGCTGTTTGCGCATGTACTTACAACAGAGCGTATACCCCATATAATCGCCGAATATATTGTCAGTATGGGTCTACCCGCTTGGGGCTTCCTGATTATCGTCAACTTGTTGCTACTCGCGGCAGGGAACTTTATGGAACCGTCTGCGATAGTACTAATTATGGCGCCGATCCTCTTTCCAATTGCAACTCAGTTGGGAATTGACCCTATTCACTTAGGGATTATCATGGTGGTGAACATGGAAATAGGTATGCTAACGCCGCCTGTTGGACTCAACCTTTTTGTGACATCGGGGATTACTGGACGCAGTATTGGCTGGGTTATCCACTCCGTACTCCCATGGCTATTGTTGATGCTAGTCTTCTTAGCCTTTATTACCTATGTGCCACAAATATCCCTGTTTTTACCCGAGATGCTGGATAAGTTAAGGGGGTATTAGTAAAAGGTCTTCTCAAGGAGTCGATATTATTCCTTGATTATAGATAGTTTTTAAGCGAGCCTACTTAGGCTCGCTTTGTTTTAGGTTAAGTGATAATCAGGATCGCCCGCTATGCTCCCCATGACGCCAACAGCCAAAAAACGTCTCTTTTTGACGATAGTGCTACTCACGGGATTATTCGCAATCCTAAAGTTGACCTATTGGATTCATTTGCATCAAGGTAAAATTGAAATCCAAACCCAATCTGAACAACAATTAAAGGAACTCGTCAGTTTTTTGGATGGTGCGCTTTCACGCTATGAGAGTATCCCCCACGTGCTTTCGACCAACCCAATGCTGGCGCAGGTGCTCAACGATCAGCAGAATCCTCAAAAAGTCCAAGAGTTGAATCTCTATTTAGAAGAAATCCAGCATGTTACTGAAGCATCTGATATTTATCTTATTGATGCGCTGGGTATTGCTATTGCCGCCAGTAACTGGCAACAGAGTTTCTCATTTATTGGTAAAGATTATTCCTTCAGGCCCTATTATACCGATGCCATTTCAGGAAATTTAGGGCGCTATTATGCCGTCGGTACTAGCTCAGATAAACGTGGTTTTTACTTCTCTTACCCGATTTATCAGCAAGGTGGGAAAGGTATACTCGGCGCGATTGTGGTGAAAGTGAATATTGCCGATATAGAGCAACAGAGCACCAGTATTGCCATTGCGGGCCAGTATCAGTTTGTGATCAGCGATCCCGATGATATCGTTTTTATTTCCAGTATTGATGAATGGCGCCTCACCTCCTTAACGCCACTCACCCAAGCTAAACAATACGCGCTAAATGCTTCAAAACGCTACGCCGAACGGACTATTAGCGAACTATTAATCAAACCACATTATCAATATAGCGGCGAAAACTACGACCATATTTACCAAATTCGCACGGGTATAACCCAAGCTCAATATATGGATACCCACCACGAGATGACAAAAGCGGGTTGGCGAGTTCACATTCTAGCGCCAATGAAACCCTTACACGAATCCATGCCCGCTCTTATGCTACTTTCTGCTTCGATTTATCTGTTGCTTGCATTAGCGCTTTTATTTAGTGCAGAGCGGAGACGTAATTTACAACGCATGCAACTGGCACAAAGTCTTCTTGAACAACGGGTTGAAGAACGTACACAAGATTTACAACAAGCTAATGAACGCCTCAAAGATACTCAAGATGAACTTATTCAAGCGGCAAAGCTAACCGTTATCGGTAGCTTATCTGCCAGTATTAACCATGAACTTAATCAACCTTTGGCGGCATTGCGCAGTTATGCACAAAACACTCAGACGTTTCTTGCGAGGGATATGCAAGATAAGGCACAGGATAATCTTAAAATTATTATCGAACTCACCGACAGACTCGCCGATATTGTCGGCCAATTTAAAAGTTTTACTCGTAAAAGCCAAGGTACTGATAGCGCTACAGATATTAATCGCTGCATCACACAAGCCTTAACCATAGTTCAACCAGCTATCGATAAACAAGGCGTAGAATTGGATGTGCAACTCCCCGATGGCAATTATCAGGTTTGGGGGGATAAAGTCAGATTACAGCAAGTGTTGGTCAACATTATGAGTAATGCGATTGTCGCTATGCAACAATCAATTAAACGCCGTCTGATTATCAGGGTAAGCAAACAAGATAAGTTTTGTATCAGCATTCAAGATTCGGGCCCAGGTGTTCGCGAAAGCCAAATGGAAAAAATCTTTGAGCCCTATTTCACGACAAACGAGCGCCATGGTTTAGGATTAGGCCTATCAATTTCACAACGTATCATCGAGTCTATGCAAGGCCAGATTAATGTCGCCAATGCCGAAAATGGTGGGGCTATTTTTCAGATTATTTTACCGATTTATTTACTCGAGGAACGCCAGTCACTATGAATGCGCCCAATTCAATCCAAGACTATTCAGTACTTATCATCGATGATGAGCCACATATAGGCACCGTCTTAGTGCAATTGTTCGAACTAGAAGGTATTAAAGCCATCACTCGCACTGAACCTAAAGATATTGCCAAACTGCTTGATAAAGATTGGGCCGGAGTCGTGATCTCCGATGTGAATATGCCACAGCTTGATGGCATTAGTCTTATGCAACAAATTCGCCAGCAAGATCCTGATTTACCAGTAGTCCTACTCACAGGTTTTGGCGATATCGCTATGGCAGTCAATGCCTTAAAGCAAGGCGCTTACGATTTTCTCGAAAAACCCTTTAATAATGAACATATGCTTGATGTGGTTAAACGTGCCTTAGGTAAACGCAGTTTGACCCTAGAAAACCGTAAACTAAAAAAAGAGCTAGAGAGCCAAAGCGTTCCCGGGCCACGTATTTTGGGGCACAGTGTTGGCATTAACCGTATGCGCCATATTATTGAACAAGTCATCAATACGCCTGCTGACGTATTGATTGAAGGAGAAACAGGCACAGGTAAAGAACTCGTTGCCCGTTATCTGCACGATCACAGCAACCGTAACCAAGCCAACTTTGTGGCCATTAACTGCGGCGCGATCCCTGAAAATCTTATCGAAAGTGAACTCTTTGGCGCCGAAGCTGGTGCCTTTACGGGGGTCGATAAAATGCGGGTGGGTAAGTTTGAATACGCTAATGGTGGCACACTGTTTTTGGATGAAATTGAAAGTACACCACTCTCGCTCCAAGTGAAACTAC is a genomic window of Shewanella putrefaciens containing:
- a CDS encoding sensor histidine kinase; protein product: MLPMTPTAKKRLFLTIVLLTGLFAILKLTYWIHLHQGKIEIQTQSEQQLKELVSFLDGALSRYESIPHVLSTNPMLAQVLNDQQNPQKVQELNLYLEEIQHVTEASDIYLIDALGIAIAASNWQQSFSFIGKDYSFRPYYTDAISGNLGRYYAVGTSSDKRGFYFSYPIYQQGGKGILGAIVVKVNIADIEQQSTSIAIAGQYQFVISDPDDIVFISSIDEWRLTSLTPLTQAKQYALNASKRYAERTISELLIKPHYQYSGENYDHIYQIRTGITQAQYMDTHHEMTKAGWRVHILAPMKPLHESMPALMLLSASIYLLLALALLFSAERRRNLQRMQLAQSLLEQRVEERTQDLQQANERLKDTQDELIQAAKLTVIGSLSASINHELNQPLAALRSYAQNTQTFLARDMQDKAQDNLKIIIELTDRLADIVGQFKSFTRKSQGTDSATDINRCITQALTIVQPAIDKQGVELDVQLPDGNYQVWGDKVRLQQVLVNIMSNAIVAMQQSIKRRLIIRVSKQDKFCISIQDSGPGVRESQMEKIFEPYFTTNERHGLGLGLSISQRIIESMQGQINVANAENGGAIFQIILPIYLLEERQSL
- a CDS encoding TRAP transporter large permease, with the translated sequence MAIATLFTALLVCMFLGMPIAIALGFSSMLTILFFSNDSLASIALKLYESSSEHYTLLAIPFFILSSAFLSTGGVARRIIDFAMDSIGHIRGGLAMASVMACMLFAAVSGSSPATVAAIGSIVIVGMVKAGYPEKFAAGVITTSGTLGILIPPSIVMLVYAAATEVSAARMFMAGLIPGLLMGLLLMVVIYIVARFKNLPSRPFPGIKQLGLSSAKALGGLALILIVLGSIYGGIASPTEASAVACMYAYLIAVFGYRDIGPLKNVAWRNSGESLPNAIARNLWHMILGLIKTPVDTEVRNVVRDGAKVSIMLLFIIANAMLFAHVLTTERIPHIIAEYIVSMGLPAWGFLIIVNLLLLAAGNFMEPSAIVLIMAPILFPIATQLGIDPIHLGIIMVVNMEIGMLTPPVGLNLFVTSGITGRSIGWVIHSVLPWLLLMLVFLAFITYVPQISLFLPEMLDKLRGY
- a CDS encoding TRAP transporter small permease produces the protein MISRIFGYFEIGMLNLLITLMTLLVFTEVVARFFFNTGFLWIQELTLTLCGWFVLFGMSYGVKVGAHIGVDAFVKSLPPKAKKITSLITTSICLIYCGLFLKGSFEYLSQMYHVGVPMEDIHFPRALLNNLDPDFAWNTLRIDVDDGAVPIWLSQSILLIGFTMLTWRFLELFIAILRNQVSGLKFADEAKESMHLIDESAQQTHTTTDNKEVK
- a CDS encoding sigma-54-dependent transcriptional regulator, which translates into the protein MNAPNSIQDYSVLIIDDEPHIGTVLVQLFELEGIKAITRTEPKDIAKLLDKDWAGVVISDVNMPQLDGISLMQQIRQQDPDLPVVLLTGFGDIAMAVNALKQGAYDFLEKPFNNEHMLDVVKRALGKRSLTLENRKLKKELESQSVPGPRILGHSVGINRMRHIIEQVINTPADVLIEGETGTGKELVARYLHDHSNRNQANFVAINCGAIPENLIESELFGAEAGAFTGVDKMRVGKFEYANGGTLFLDEIESTPLSLQVKLLRVLEDRKVERLGSNKSINLDIRVIAATKVDLKSLCDTGEFRQDLLYRLNLVTVPIPPLRDRREDIPLLFLHFARVASARYHKALIALNAEQNAILTSHDWPGNVRELRNLAERYVLLGGEAAFAGSLGNTPSLHSSMSLLQRVEFFERVLIEEALSHNKGSIKLTMEQLELPRKTLYDKMRKYDLDRKQYVNSED
- a CDS encoding TRAP transporter substrate-binding protein, producing MTLNQQISMNRPLKTVAKMLAIASVIATSFNVLAAPVEIKFSHVVAENTPKGQMALKFKELVEQRLPGEYKVSVYPSSQLFGDNNELAALLLNDVQFVAPSLSKFERYTKRLQIFDLPFLFNDMDAVNRFQQGEAGQTLLNSMTRKGIVGLGYLHNGMKQFSANTPLKQPSDAKGLKFRVMASDVLAAQFDAIGAIPVKKPFSEVFTLLQTRAIDGQENTWSNTYSQKFYEVQSHITESNHGVLDYMVVTSDTFWKGLPADKRKIIKEALDESIALGNKIAAEKDNEDKQLILDSKRSQLVTLTPAERQQWVDVMKPVWAKFEDQVGKDIIEAAVAANKQ